Proteins from one Staphylococcus saprophyticus subsp. saprophyticus ATCC 15305 = NCTC 7292 genomic window:
- the pepT gene encoding peptidase T, producing the protein MKQDIIDRLTRYVTIDTQSNPESTTTPSTEKQWDLLNLLNDELTDLGLETDIDEQGYLFATLDSNVDIDLPTVGFLAHIDTSPDFNASHVNPQIIDNYDGTPIQLGKTNRTLSQDVFPAMKNVEGHTLMITDGTSLLGADDKAGVVEIMEALKYLTSHPEIKHGKIRVAFTPDEEIGRGPHEFDVERFNADFAYTMDGSEYGELQYESFNAAEAIVTCHGVNVHPGSAKDAMINAVLLGQQFNALLPQNEVPERTEGYEGFYHLMKINGDVEKTTLQYIIRDHDRNEFELRKKRLVEIKNDINSHFEDEPIEVEINDQYYNMGEKIEPNPHVIDIPKRVFEKLGIPANTAPIRGGTDGSQLSYMGLPTPNIFTGCDNFHGPFEYASIDVMEKAVQVVVGIAEEVVNTYDK; encoded by the coding sequence ATGAAACAAGACATAATTGATCGACTTACAAGATATGTAACAATCGACACACAATCCAATCCAGAATCTACAACGACGCCTTCAACTGAGAAACAATGGGATTTATTAAATTTATTAAACGATGAATTGACTGATTTGGGATTAGAAACAGATATTGACGAACAAGGTTACTTATTTGCTACTTTAGACAGTAATGTAGACATCGATTTACCTACTGTCGGATTTTTGGCACATATTGATACTTCACCTGACTTCAACGCGTCTCATGTAAATCCTCAAATTATTGACAACTATGATGGGACACCGATTCAATTAGGTAAGACGAACCGTACATTAAGCCAAGATGTATTCCCTGCTATGAAAAACGTTGAAGGTCATACATTAATGATTACAGATGGTACTTCTTTGTTAGGTGCTGACGATAAAGCCGGTGTAGTTGAAATTATGGAAGCTTTAAAATACTTAACTTCACATCCTGAAATTAAACACGGTAAAATTCGCGTAGCCTTTACGCCCGATGAAGAAATTGGAAGAGGTCCACATGAATTTGATGTAGAACGTTTTAATGCTGATTTCGCATACACGATGGATGGTAGTGAGTACGGAGAATTACAGTATGAAAGCTTTAATGCTGCAGAAGCGATCGTGACATGCCATGGCGTGAACGTTCATCCTGGATCAGCGAAAGATGCTATGATAAACGCTGTATTATTAGGTCAGCAATTTAATGCTTTATTACCACAAAATGAAGTTCCAGAAAGAACGGAAGGTTATGAAGGATTTTATCATTTAATGAAAATAAATGGCGATGTTGAAAAAACAACCTTACAATATATTATTCGTGATCATGATAGAAACGAATTTGAATTACGTAAAAAACGTCTCGTCGAAATAAAAAATGATATTAACTCACATTTCGAAGATGAACCTATTGAAGTAGAAATTAATGACCAATATTACAATATGGGTGAAAAAATCGAACCTAACCCACACGTGATTGATATACCTAAACGTGTTTTCGAAAAATTAGGCATTCCAGCAAATACCGCACCAATACGCGGTGGTACTGATGGTTCTCAACTTTCATATATGGGACTACCTACACCAAACATTTTCACAGGTTGTGACAATTTCCATGGACCATTCGAATACGCGTCTATTGATGTCATGGAAAAAGCAGTACAAGTTGTAGTCGGTATAGCTGAAGAAGTTGTAAATACTTACGATAAGTAA
- a CDS encoding GGDEF domain-containing protein GdpS: MFEAIIYNISVTVAGIYLFHRLQYSENRIMVFSKEYVTVLMTIVALLLSAYPVPIFNEYTLYLSFVPILFLGRYTNMFYTVLSAFIVGLVNVLIGDYTIITAMIFIVIAGIIGAIGPFLKQSDIISLQILNVIALVIFAILSLISPYYEITEVLFLIPISFVLTITSSITFVDIWHFFSLVNRYENEDKVDYLTGLGNVKEFDRHLNETARLSEENNQSLGLLLIDIDGFKDVNDMYSHKSGDAVLRQVAQLLKNYVPQQFSIYRNGGEEFSIVLYDYTLDQCVKLSESIRGGVEQSTFHLPNKEVIKLSVSIGVGYLTTDDYKSQRKVFKIADDMLHMAKNEGRNQVMFNPIVKL; encoded by the coding sequence ATGTTTGAAGCTATTATCTATAATATTTCTGTTACCGTAGCTGGAATTTATTTATTCCATCGTCTACAATACTCAGAAAATAGAATTATGGTATTTTCAAAAGAATATGTCACTGTTTTAATGACGATAGTAGCGCTTTTACTATCTGCGTACCCTGTCCCAATATTCAATGAGTATACACTCTATTTATCCTTTGTACCTATCCTATTTTTAGGTAGATATACGAATATGTTTTACACTGTTCTATCCGCCTTTATTGTCGGCTTAGTCAATGTTCTGATTGGGGATTATACAATAATTACTGCTATGATATTTATCGTAATAGCAGGCATCATTGGTGCGATAGGTCCATTCTTAAAACAAAGTGATATCATTTCATTGCAAATACTAAATGTCATTGCATTAGTTATTTTTGCAATTTTATCATTAATCAGCCCATATTACGAGATTACAGAAGTCTTATTTTTAATTCCGATTTCATTTGTCTTAACAATAACTTCGTCTATTACCTTTGTTGATATTTGGCATTTCTTCTCATTAGTCAATCGATATGAGAACGAAGATAAAGTAGATTACTTAACTGGATTAGGTAATGTTAAAGAATTCGATAGACATTTAAATGAAACAGCTCGTTTATCTGAAGAAAATAACCAAAGTTTAGGTTTATTACTGATTGATATCGACGGTTTCAAAGATGTGAACGATATGTATTCACATAAATCGGGCGACGCTGTACTCAGACAAGTGGCTCAATTACTTAAAAACTATGTGCCACAACAGTTTAGTATTTATCGTAATGGAGGTGAAGAATTTTCTATTGTTTTGTATGATTATACTTTAGACCAATGTGTCAAATTAAGTGAGAGTATTCGTGGCGGTGTAGAACAATCTACATTCCATTTACCAAACAAAGAAGTCATTAAATTATCCGTATCTATTGGCGTTGGATACTTGACAACAGATGATTACAAATCACAACGAAAAGTGTTTAAAATTGCTGACGATATGTTGCATATGGCTAAAAACGAAGGCCGTAACCAAGTCATGTTTAACCCAATTGTTAAATTATAG
- a CDS encoding threonine/serine exporter family protein: MFIVYYFLQFMISFFASMLFSILFNAPRRLLLACGFVGAMGWIIYKLSFDADLGKVLASFLGSFILAIMSHVMSRRYKRPVIIFIVPGIIPLVPGGLAYEATRFLVSNQYTHAVNTFLEVTLISGAIAFGILCAEIIYYIYTRVKQHYGKMKGKTYKKSYNINNRA; encoded by the coding sequence ATGTTCATTGTTTATTACTTTTTACAGTTTATGATTAGCTTTTTCGCATCAATGTTATTTTCTATTCTTTTTAATGCACCTAGACGCCTCCTTTTAGCCTGTGGTTTTGTTGGTGCCATGGGATGGATTATTTATAAATTATCCTTTGATGCTGATTTAGGTAAAGTGTTAGCGTCATTTTTAGGTAGTTTTATTTTAGCAATTATGAGTCATGTCATGAGTAGACGTTATAAACGTCCTGTTATTATCTTTATCGTTCCAGGAATTATACCTCTTGTACCTGGTGGTTTAGCTTACGAAGCCACACGTTTTCTTGTAAGTAATCAGTATACGCATGCGGTGAATACCTTCCTTGAGGTCACGTTAATCTCTGGAGCTATTGCATTCGGTATATTATGTGCTGAAATCATTTATTATATCTATACACGTGTTAAACAGCATTATGGTAAAATGAAAGGCAAAACATATAAAAAATCTTATAATATAAATAATAGAGCTTAA
- a CDS encoding EMYY motif lipoprotein, whose product MKKLLCIALLFGFVITLGACGNEGANEFKDFDSSLNDVKNKEKELNHVMDDISLKQLDDLSKTDTTDKDKKAFNDLQNNINRKLIPKLEEYETAAKKLPAESEETKNLKSTYLKSVKDKKAAINDLKVFVDLCNQAIKANEDILEYTKLFEKSRSQVEAHMQDANDAGARTDVNNFKHKLEENNKELRHTAEKELDSTDSAKVKQSIEKDIMPLINKQIKDLNKAEITNNYVNSARKNAIEMYYSLQNYYETRVETIDISDELSKIDHKTLPKESEDLEKYDAVFDKQYNNVKEDYN is encoded by the coding sequence ATGAAAAAATTACTTTGCATTGCTTTGTTGTTTGGCTTTGTGATAACCCTTGGTGCATGCGGTAATGAAGGTGCTAACGAATTCAAAGATTTTGATAGCTCACTGAATGATGTGAAAAATAAGGAAAAAGAACTTAATCATGTCATGGATGACATTTCATTGAAGCAATTAGATGATTTAAGTAAAACAGATACGACTGATAAGGATAAAAAAGCATTTAATGACTTGCAAAATAACATTAATCGCAAATTAATCCCTAAGTTAGAGGAATATGAGACAGCAGCTAAAAAATTACCGGCAGAATCTGAAGAAACGAAAAACTTAAAATCTACCTACTTAAAGTCAGTCAAAGATAAGAAAGCAGCTATTAACGATTTGAAAGTATTTGTTGATTTATGCAATCAAGCAATTAAAGCAAATGAAGATATTTTAGAATATACGAAGTTATTTGAGAAAAGTAGATCTCAAGTTGAAGCGCACATGCAAGACGCAAATGATGCAGGCGCACGCACAGATGTTAATAATTTCAAACATAAATTAGAAGAAAACAACAAAGAATTGAGACATACAGCAGAAAAAGAGTTGGATTCAACAGATTCAGCTAAAGTTAAGCAATCGATTGAAAAAGACATCATGCCTTTAATTAATAAACAAATTAAAGATTTAAACAAAGCTGAAATTACGAATAACTATGTAAATAGTGCGCGTAAAAATGCGATTGAAATGTATTACAGCTTGCAAAATTATTATGAAACACGTGTAGAAACAATTGATATTAGTGATGAGTTATCAAAAATAGATCATAAAACTTTACCTAAAGAAAGTGAAGATTTAGAAAAATATGATGCCGTATTTGATAAACAATATAACAATGTAAAAGAAGACTATAATTAA
- the ytxJ gene encoding bacillithiol system redox-active protein YtxJ, which produces MAIKLSSIDQFEQIIKENNYVFVLKHSETCPISANAMDQFNKFLYERDMDGYYLIVQQERDLSNYIEEKTNVKHESPQAFYFVKGQAIWNASHSDINVTTLANAEE; this is translated from the coding sequence ATGGCTATAAAGCTGAGTTCGATTGACCAGTTTGAGCAAATTATAAAAGAAAATAATTATGTATTTGTATTGAAGCACAGTGAAACGTGCCCAATTTCAGCAAATGCAATGGATCAATTTAATAAATTCTTATATGAACGTGATATGGATGGTTATTATTTAATTGTGCAACAAGAAAGAGACTTATCGAATTATATAGAAGAAAAAACAAATGTAAAACATGAATCGCCACAAGCATTTTATTTTGTTAAGGGACAGGCGATTTGGAATGCGAGTCACAGTGATATTAACGTTACGACTTTAGCTAACGCTGAAGAGTAA
- a CDS encoding PH domain-containing protein yields the protein MILDNVNPNDLFPTEKKGPTVLGTIEYSVQGSTEFEGAFIATNERIILNVDMNGEFYYRSIAYNEVEKIEYDGEKINFTFNIGPMPMKNIQKGDVATFVQYVSDKIDQ from the coding sequence ATGATATTAGATAATGTAAATCCAAATGATTTATTTCCAACTGAGAAAAAAGGACCAACTGTTCTAGGCACAATAGAGTATTCAGTACAAGGTTCGACTGAATTTGAGGGTGCTTTTATAGCTACAAATGAGAGAATCATTTTAAATGTTGATATGAACGGTGAATTTTATTATAGAAGTATTGCATATAATGAAGTTGAAAAAATTGAATATGATGGAGAAAAAATTAATTTCACTTTTAACATTGGGCCTATGCCTATGAAAAATATTCAAAAAGGTGACGTTGCTACATTTGTACAATATGTTAGTGATAAAATTGACCAATAG
- a CDS encoding glycerate kinase, which yields MKVLVAMDEFNGIISSYQANRYVEEAVASQIEKADIVQVPLFNGRHELMDSVFLWQSGTKYRVPTHDADMNEVEAIYGITDSGMTVIEGNLFLSGQKPINERTSFGMGEIIADALENDADHIVISLGGIASFDGGAGMLQALGAKFYDDEAQEVDMREGSRMLKYIRKIDTSALNSKLKDVRFQVMSDFDSKLYGKHSEIMQTYETYGLSRENAAEIDNLIWYLSEIFKSELKLALGPIQRGGAGGGIAAVLKALFDAEIMTSHALVDQITHLDSLIKQADLIIFGEGVNEEDQILETTTVRLAELATKYDKPSIAICATPDKFDLFESMGVTSMFNTFIEMPESFTDFKMGIQIRHYTVQAIKLLKTQFSTN from the coding sequence ATGAAAGTTTTAGTGGCGATGGATGAATTTAATGGAATTATTTCGAGTTATCAAGCAAACCGCTATGTGGAAGAAGCGGTAGCAAGCCAAATTGAGAAAGCAGATATCGTTCAAGTGCCATTGTTTAACGGACGCCATGAATTAATGGATTCTGTCTTTTTATGGCAATCAGGAACCAAATATAGAGTGCCTACACATGATGCTGATATGAATGAAGTAGAAGCCATTTACGGTATTACAGATAGTGGTATGACTGTGATTGAAGGTAATTTATTTTTAAGTGGTCAAAAACCGATAAATGAGCGCACGAGTTTTGGTATGGGTGAAATCATTGCTGATGCACTTGAAAATGATGCAGACCATATTGTTATATCATTAGGCGGTATCGCAAGTTTTGATGGTGGTGCAGGCATGTTACAGGCCTTAGGTGCTAAATTTTATGATGATGAAGCTCAAGAAGTTGATATGCGTGAAGGTAGTCGTATGTTGAAGTACATTCGAAAAATAGATACTTCTGCATTAAACTCAAAATTAAAAGATGTTCGTTTTCAAGTAATGTCAGATTTTGATAGTAAATTATATGGTAAACATAGTGAGATTATGCAAACCTATGAAACTTATGGTTTAAGTAGAGAAAATGCAGCAGAAATTGATAATTTAATTTGGTATTTAAGTGAAATATTTAAAAGCGAACTCAAACTCGCGCTTGGACCGATTCAAAGAGGTGGTGCAGGAGGCGGTATTGCTGCAGTGCTAAAAGCGCTTTTTGATGCAGAAATTATGACAAGTCATGCATTAGTTGACCAAATAACACATTTAGATTCATTGATTAAACAGGCGGATTTAATTATTTTTGGAGAAGGTGTCAATGAAGAAGACCAAATATTAGAAACTACAACTGTTCGCCTTGCAGAGTTAGCTACGAAATATGACAAACCATCGATTGCAATTTGTGCAACACCAGATAAATTTGATTTATTTGAATCAATGGGTGTTACATCAATGTTTAATACATTTATTGAAATGCCTGAAAGTTTTACTGATTTTAAAATGGGGATTCAAATTAGACATTATACAGTTCAGGCAATTAAATTACTGAAAACACAATTCAGTACAAATTAA
- a CDS encoding ferrated catecholamine ABC transporter substrate-binding lipoprotein SstD, with protein sequence MKKLGLLLVVGLMFLLVACSNGGSEDKKSSDTDSKSKDSNETVKIENNYKANGEKRDGSDAKTVKETVEVPKNPEKAVVLDYGALDTMKELGLEDKVKALPKGEGNKSLPDFLSDFKDDKYLNTGSLKEVNFDKIAEAKPDVIYISGRTANQKNLDEFKKAAPDAKVVYVGADDKDELNSLKKNAENLGKIYDKEDKAKSLNKELDDKIASMKEKTKDLKNDKALFLLVNEGELSTFGSGERFGSMIFDTMGFTPADDNIKDSQHGQNVTNEYIAEKDPSIIFAMDRGQAVSDNATAKKALGNDVIKDVKAIKDNKVYELDPKLWYFASGSTTTAIKQIDEVEKAMEK encoded by the coding sequence ATGAAAAAGTTAGGGTTATTATTAGTAGTTGGGTTAATGTTTTTATTAGTAGCATGTAGTAATGGCGGATCAGAAGATAAAAAATCTTCAGACACTGATTCGAAGAGTAAAGATTCAAATGAAACTGTAAAAATTGAAAATAATTATAAAGCAAATGGTGAAAAGCGTGATGGTAGTGATGCCAAGACTGTTAAAGAAACAGTTGAAGTGCCTAAAAACCCTGAAAAGGCAGTTGTTTTAGATTATGGTGCATTAGACACAATGAAAGAACTTGGTCTTGAAGATAAAGTTAAAGCGCTTCCTAAAGGTGAAGGTAACAAGTCATTACCTGATTTCTTAAGTGATTTCAAAGATGATAAGTATTTAAATACTGGTAGTCTTAAAGAAGTTAATTTCGATAAAATTGCAGAAGCTAAACCAGACGTAATATACATATCTGGACGTACAGCAAATCAAAAAAATCTAGATGAATTTAAAAAAGCAGCACCTGATGCAAAAGTTGTTTATGTTGGTGCAGACGATAAAGATGAATTGAATTCATTGAAGAAAAATGCAGAAAATCTAGGAAAAATTTATGATAAAGAAGATAAAGCTAAATCATTAAATAAAGAATTAGATGATAAAATTGCTAGTATGAAAGAAAAAACAAAAGATCTAAAAAATGATAAAGCATTATTCTTATTAGTTAATGAAGGTGAATTATCAACATTTGGTTCTGGTGAACGTTTCGGTTCAATGATTTTCGATACAATGGGCTTCACTCCTGCAGATGATAACATTAAAGATAGCCAACATGGTCAAAACGTAACAAATGAATATATTGCTGAGAAAGATCCAAGTATTATTTTCGCAATGGACCGTGGTCAAGCAGTAAGTGATAACGCTACAGCTAAAAAAGCATTAGGTAATGACGTTATTAAAGATGTTAAAGCAATCAAAGACAATAAAGTGTATGAATTAGATCCAAAACTTTGGTATTTTGCTAGTGGATCAACAACAACAGCGATAAAACAAATCGATGAAGTTGAAAAAGCGATGGAAAAATAA
- the murB gene encoding UDP-N-acetylmuramate dehydrogenase yields the protein MHKDDILKELKAIVPEEIIKIDEPLKKYTYTQTGGKADYYLSPTHNEHVQAIVHYAYTHDIPVTYLGNGSNIIIREGGIRGIVISLLSLDYIDVSDDAIISGSGAAIIDVSRAARDHGLTGLEFACGIPGSIGGAVFMNAGAYGGEVKDCIDYALCVNNKGELITLTNKELELDYRNSIVQKEHLVVLEAAFTLAPGDQQEIQASMDDLTERRESKQPLEYPSCGSVFQRPPGHFAGKLIQDAHLQGHRIGGVEVSTKHAGFMVNVDKGTATDYEDLIHYVQKIVQEKFDVELHPEVRIIGEHPLNEQ from the coding sequence TTGCATAAGGATGACATCTTAAAAGAATTAAAAGCAATTGTCCCAGAAGAAATTATTAAAATTGATGAACCTCTAAAAAAATATACATACACTCAAACAGGGGGTAAAGCCGATTATTATCTTTCCCCAACCCACAACGAACATGTGCAAGCCATTGTGCATTATGCTTACACACATGATATACCTGTGACGTATTTAGGTAATGGGTCTAATATTATTATTCGTGAAGGTGGTATTCGCGGTATTGTGATTAGTTTACTTTCACTTGATTACATTGATGTGTCCGACGATGCTATCATTTCAGGTAGTGGCGCTGCAATCATCGATGTTTCACGTGCTGCAAGAGACCATGGCTTAACTGGTCTTGAATTCGCATGCGGCATACCCGGTTCCATCGGTGGCGCTGTATTTATGAATGCTGGTGCTTATGGCGGTGAAGTAAAAGACTGTATTGATTATGCACTTTGCGTTAATAACAAAGGTGAATTAATCACGTTAACCAATAAAGAACTTGAGTTGGACTATCGTAATAGTATTGTTCAGAAAGAACATCTCGTTGTATTAGAAGCTGCCTTTACCTTAGCACCTGGCGATCAACAAGAAATACAAGCTTCTATGGATGATTTAACAGAAAGAAGAGAATCAAAACAACCACTAGAGTATCCTTCATGTGGTAGTGTATTCCAACGTCCGCCTGGTCATTTCGCTGGCAAGTTGATTCAAGATGCTCATTTGCAAGGTCATCGCATTGGTGGCGTTGAAGTTTCAACAAAACATGCTGGCTTTATGGTTAACGTAGATAAAGGAACGGCAACAGATTATGAAGATTTAATTCATTACGTTCAAAAAATAGTACAAGAAAAATTTGATGTTGAGCTGCACCCTGAAGTTAGAATTATCGGAGAACACCCACTCAATGAACAATAG
- a CDS encoding GrpB family protein, with translation MNSNIQAFISEDKDNYFADQYQNLKKMLFNLLDTPVKTTLHIGGTSHFNYVTEPILDILVGVDNLHDITALDEKRLNYEGFYRLHHSYKKKVIMAQFNNLIDLKQIARLHIIQKDSNLYKAYIQTHHQLSHDQHTATRFGSKKLMLANEVRSIRAYENKKQQLFDSFSHTVN, from the coding sequence ATGAATTCAAACATCCAAGCATTTATTTCTGAGGACAAAGATAATTATTTTGCAGACCAATATCAAAATTTGAAAAAAATGCTTTTTAACCTGCTCGACACACCTGTTAAAACTACACTTCATATCGGTGGAACATCACATTTCAATTACGTTACTGAACCCATTTTAGATATATTAGTAGGCGTAGATAATTTACATGATATCACCGCTTTAGATGAAAAACGTTTGAATTATGAAGGTTTTTATCGTTTACACCATTCATATAAGAAAAAAGTAATTATGGCACAATTTAATAATTTAATAGATTTAAAACAAATAGCACGTTTACATATTATTCAAAAAGATTCTAACCTATACAAAGCGTATATTCAAACGCATCATCAATTGTCTCATGATCAACACACCGCTACACGATTTGGTTCTAAGAAATTGATGTTAGCTAATGAAGTTCGATCTATACGTGCATATGAAAACAAGAAACAACAATTATTTGATTCATTCTCTCACACAGTAAATTAA
- a CDS encoding CHY zinc finger protein has product MVKVYGSTVDNESRCTHYQTPLDIIAIKFKCCNKYYPCYKCHNEHESHKIQRWQANEFHEKAILCGVCNHEMTINDYMMIEACPKCDAHFNNRCKYHYHLYFEI; this is encoded by the coding sequence ATGGTAAAAGTATATGGATCCACTGTAGATAATGAGTCACGCTGTACACATTATCAAACACCTTTAGATATTATTGCCATTAAGTTTAAATGTTGTAATAAATACTATCCTTGTTATAAATGCCACAATGAACATGAATCACATAAGATTCAGCGATGGCAAGCAAATGAATTTCACGAAAAAGCTATTTTATGTGGTGTCTGTAATCATGAAATGACAATTAATGACTACATGATGATAGAAGCTTGTCCAAAATGCGATGCCCATTTTAATAATCGCTGTAAGTATCATTATCATTTATACTTTGAAATTTAA
- a CDS encoding glycosyltransferase family 4 protein, with protein MYTLLLIIFSMIVSLILTPIVIKVSHKLGIVDQPNFRKVHTKPISVLGGTVILLSFLVGIWLGHPIETEVKPLVIGSVLIYLVGLIDDIYDLKPIMKLLGQVIAALVVVYYGVTIDFISLPIGPTIHFGIFGIPITVIWIVAITNAINLIDGLDGLASGVSMIALMTIGFIAILQANIFIIMICSVLIGALLGFLFFNFHPAKIFLGDSGALLVGFIVGFLSLLGFKNITFVSLFFPIVILAVPFIDTLFAMIRRVKKGQHIMQADKSHLHHKFLELGYSHRQTVLLIYSIAILFSLSSIILYLSQPWGVFMMLILIFITIELIVEFTGLIDDDYRPLLKLIENKEHNKDEQ; from the coding sequence ATGTATACATTATTACTAATCATTTTTTCAATGATAGTCAGTTTAATACTTACACCAATAGTCATAAAAGTTTCTCATAAATTAGGGATTGTAGATCAACCGAATTTTAGAAAGGTACATACTAAACCTATTTCAGTACTTGGTGGAACTGTGATACTCTTATCGTTTTTAGTTGGAATTTGGCTTGGACATCCTATAGAAACTGAGGTCAAACCGCTTGTTATTGGATCTGTATTAATCTATTTGGTTGGTTTGATAGATGATATCTATGACTTAAAACCAATTATGAAATTACTCGGCCAAGTAATTGCGGCGTTAGTCGTTGTTTACTATGGTGTTACAATTGACTTTATTTCATTACCTATTGGTCCAACGATACATTTTGGTATATTTGGTATTCCAATAACGGTCATTTGGATTGTTGCCATTACGAATGCGATAAATTTAATCGATGGATTAGATGGTCTAGCGTCAGGCGTTTCAATGATTGCACTGATGACAATTGGCTTTATAGCAATATTACAAGCCAATATATTTATTATAATGATATGTAGTGTATTGATAGGTGCACTTTTAGGATTTTTATTCTTCAATTTCCATCCAGCAAAAATCTTTTTAGGTGACAGTGGCGCACTATTAGTTGGATTTATTGTAGGCTTTCTATCATTACTCGGGTTTAAAAACATTACATTTGTATCCTTATTCTTCCCAATCGTTATTTTAGCAGTACCATTTATCGATACACTATTCGCTATGATACGTCGAGTGAAGAAAGGTCAACATATTATGCAGGCCGATAAATCTCATTTGCATCATAAATTCTTAGAATTAGGCTATTCGCATCGACAAACCGTGTTATTGATATATTCAATTGCGATACTGTTTAGTCTCTCTAGTATTATATTATACTTATCCCAACCTTGGGGTGTATTCATGATGCTCATACTCATATTCATTACAATTGAATTGATTGTAGAATTTACAGGATTAATTGATGATGATTACAGACCTCTATTGAAATTAATAGAAAATAAAGAGCATAATAAAGATGAACAGTGA
- a CDS encoding threonine/serine exporter family protein, whose product MSDSITIIDEDKVIDVVLIAGRILLESGAETYRVEDTMTRIAASYGLDDTYSFVTSTAIIFSLNNRTNTRLIRIRERTTDLEKIALTNSLSRKISSNKLDIDQAKSELIHLHHASLQYSSITNFVAAAIACGFFLFMFGGVINDFIFAIIAGAGAFLTFSYVQRYIQIKFFSEFISAAVVIAIAAFFTKIGWAHNQDIITIAGVMPLVPGILITNAIRDLMAGELIAGMSRGVEAALTSFAIGAGVAIVLLIF is encoded by the coding sequence ATGTCAGATTCAATTACCATCATTGATGAAGATAAAGTCATTGATGTCGTATTAATCGCAGGCAGAATTTTACTAGAAAGCGGTGCTGAAACGTATCGTGTTGAAGATACAATGACAAGAATCGCTGCAAGTTATGGTTTAGATGATACATATAGCTTTGTAACATCAACTGCAATCATTTTTTCGTTAAATAATCGTACAAATACACGACTCATTAGAATTCGTGAACGTACTACAGATTTAGAAAAAATTGCATTAACAAATAGTTTGTCTCGTAAAATATCTAGTAACAAGCTTGATATTGATCAAGCAAAATCTGAACTTATCCATTTACACCATGCTTCCTTGCAGTATTCATCAATTACCAATTTTGTTGCAGCAGCAATTGCCTGTGGCTTTTTCCTATTTATGTTTGGTGGCGTCATTAATGATTTTATATTTGCAATTATCGCTGGTGCTGGTGCCTTTTTAACTTTCAGCTATGTACAACGCTATATTCAAATTAAATTCTTTTCTGAATTTATCAGTGCAGCTGTTGTTATAGCTATCGCTGCTTTCTTCACTAAAATAGGTTGGGCACACAACCAAGATATCATAACCATTGCCGGTGTTATGCCCTTAGTACCCGGTATATTGATTACAAATGCAATTCGTGATCTAATGGCTGGTGAATTAATTGCAGGCATGTCACGTGGCGTTGAAGCTGCACTAACCTCATTTGCAATTGGTGCCGGTGTTGCCATCGTCTTATTAATCTTTTAG